From Candoia aspera isolate rCanAsp1 chromosome 4, rCanAsp1.hap2, whole genome shotgun sequence, a single genomic window includes:
- the LOC134496528 gene encoding olfactory receptor 5T17-like produces the protein MENLNTTVTYFILSGFSYNIPVQMFLFLVFSLIYAVTLMGNMIIMLVINNCSHLQNPMYFFLSHLSFLDICYSSVTVPKVLLNFFDGQTISYNNCITQMFFILLTGGAEVFILTAMAYDRYIAVHDPLHYIERMNTLFCKQLVGSAWATGFFYAVANTVPMLKLVFCGPNTIRHFSCEFPSLLALSCTETITSKIMFYVTGGIVGMFTFSLTLVSYVNIFITILKMNSAEAKKKTFSTCSSHLIVVALFYVTGYFRYLRPSSISSVVMDELFSVQYSISTPMLNPIIYSLKTKEVKEAIKHLLNIKQINQ, from the coding sequence ATGGAAAATCTGAATACTACAGTGACCTACTTCATTCTGTCTGGCTTTTCATACAATATTCCAGTacagatgtttctttttcttgtgttttcactcatTTATGCAGTGACATTAATGGGGAATATGATTATTATGTTGGTAATAAATAACTGCAGTCATCTTCAAAACCCCATGTACTTTTTTCTGAGTCATCTTTCTTTTCTGGATATTTGCTATTCCTCAGTCACAGTCCCTAAAGttcttctgaatttctttgaTGGTCAAACCATTTCATATAACAACTGCATTACTCAGATGTTTTTTATTCTTCTGACAGGAGGCGCAGAAGTTTTTATTCTTACAGCAATGGCTTATGACCGATACATTGCCGTACATGACCCACTTCATTATATAGAAAGAATGAACACATTATTTTGTAAACAGTTAGTGGGAAGTGCATGGGCAACTGGGTTTTTCTATGCTGTTGCAAATACAGTGCCTATGCTGAAGCTAGTGTTCTGTGGTCCAAATACTATCAGACACTTCTCCTGTGAATTTCCATCTCTTCTTGCCTTGTCCTGCACTGAAACCATAACAAGTAAAATTATGTTCTATGTTACTGGTGGTATAGTTGGGATGTTCACATTCTCACTTACTCTGGTGTCCTATGTCAACATTTTCATCACAATCCTGAAGATGAATTCAGCAGAAGCTAAGAAGAAAACCTTCTCCACCTGCAGTTCTCATCTCATCGTGGTGGCTTTATTCTATGTGACTGGCTACTTTCGGTATCTAAGACCCAGTTCAATCTCTTCAGTGGTTATGGATGAACTCTTCTCTGTGCAATACAGTATTTCTACACCCATGTTAAACCCAATTATCTACAGTCTGAAGACTAAAGAAGTAAAGGAGGCCATTAAACACCTGCTGAATATTAAGCAAATAAACCAATGA